A region from the Malus domestica chromosome 07, GDT2T_hap1 genome encodes:
- the LOC139197728 gene encoding uncharacterized protein, translating to MSPFRLVYGKPYHLPVELEHKAHWAVRKFNMDVDEAGIHRKLQLNELEEIRNEAYKNARLYKEKTNAFHDQMIRTKSFSVGQKVLLFNSRLRLFLVQVRSFKIGQEFKVNGHHLKPYYESFVEHNVEETTHYAVGSHEG from the exons ATGTCCCCCTTTCGGCTTGTGTATGGCAAACCATATCACTTACCTGTGGAGTTGGAGCACAAGGCTCATTGGGCCGTGAGAAAGTTCAACATGGATGTAGATGAGGCGGGAATTCATCGtaagcttcaattgaatgaacttgaggaaaTACGGAATGAAGCTTACAAGAATGCTCGACTTTACAAGGAAAAGACGAATGCCTTTCATGACCAGATGATTCGCACCAAGTCCTTCTCTGTTGGACAAAAAGTGTTGTTGTTTAATTCTCGTCTTCGTCTATTTCTGG tccaagttcgTAGCTTCAAAATAGGTCAAgagttcaaggtgaatgggcatcaCTTGAAGCCTTACTACGAGAGCTTTGTCGAACATAATGTGGAGGAGACAACCcactatgccgtgggttcccatgaaggttga